One region of Macadamia integrifolia cultivar HAES 741 chromosome 11, SCU_Mint_v3, whole genome shotgun sequence genomic DNA includes:
- the LOC122093086 gene encoding uncharacterized protein LOC122093086 yields the protein MVKMLCSGYKVRRNANVNARNNSGLTALDLDESLRHPDEPLDVQNISKILHKAGSMRACDANINNLIPSQPTKQPQLAIHHRQRILHYINFRVREDTSLDVRNTLMVILVLIATVTFDVGINPPGGNWQDDLPGKHIAGKSIWLSNDKIGFFIFTAVNFVGFVMSSVMIFRLVEGYPYSGPVQVAQSFLVFTYVWSTPLFPNTNTVNYILLIVVIPVGTVSLLWFHRKPSKYS from the coding sequence ATGGTGAAAATGTTGTGCAGTGGCTATAAGGTTAGAAGGAATGCAAATGTGAACGCTAGAAACAACAGTGGTTTGACCGCCTTAGATTTGGATGAGTCACTGAGACACCCAGATGAACCACTCGATGTTCAGAATATATCAAAGATCCTCCACAAAGCCGGATCTATGCGTGCTTGTGATGCTAACATCAACAATCTTATTCCATCCCAGCCAACCAAACAACCACAACTAGCCATTCACCATCGTCAAAGGATCTTACACTACATCAATTTCAGGGTCCGTGAAGATACCTCACTCGACGTTCGTAACACACTAATGGTGATTCTTGTTCTCATCGCCACTGTCACTTTCGACGTCGGAATCAACCCACCGGGTGGTAATTGGCAGGATGATCTCCCTGGTAAGCACATAGCCGGAAAATCAATTTGGTTGAGTAATGATAAAATTGGTTTCTTCATCTTCACGGCAGTCAACTTTGTAGGATTTGTTATGTCTTCGGTGATGATCTTTAGATTGGTGGAAGGATACCCTTATAGTGGGCCAGTCCAAGTGGCCCAGTCGTTTTTGGTTTTTACTTATGTTTGGTCAACTCCTCTGTTTCCAAATACCAATACTGTTAACTATATACTCCTCATAGTGGTGATTCCCGTAGGGACAGTGTCACTCCTTTGGTTTCATAGGAAGCCAAGTAAGTATTCCTAG